GTCACGTAATCCCTGATAGCGACCGCTCATCCCGCCATGCCCGGCGCCCAGTTCAGTCTTGAGCAACAAGGCGTTGGTGTCAGTTTTGGTCGCGCGCAATTTCGCCACCCACTTGGCCGCTTCCCAGTACTGCACGCGACTGTCGTTGTAGCCGGCGATCACCAGCGTTGCCGGATAGGCTTGCGCAGTGACGTTTTCGTACGGGGCGTAGGCCTTGATCCGATCATAGACGTCCGGCTCTTGCGGGTTGCCCCACTCGTCGTATTCCGTGACGGTCAGCGGCAGTTCCGGGTCGAGCATGGTGTTGAGCACGTCGACGAACGGCACTTCGGCAATCGCCGCAGCGAACAGCTCCGGCCGCTGATTGAGTACCGCGCCGATCAGCAAACCACCGGCGCTGCCGCCGCTGATCGCCAGCTGCGATGGGGTGGTAAAGCCGTTGGCGATCAGGTGTTCGGCGCAGGCAATGAAGTCGCTGAAGGTGTTGTGCTTGTGCTCCTGCTTGCCGGCGCGGTACCAGGCTTCGCCCAGCTCACCGCCACCGCGTACATGAGCGATGGCAAACGCCATGCCGCGATCCAGCAGGCTCAGGCGCGCGTGGGAGAACCAAGGGTCGAGACTTTCGCCGTAGGCGCCGTAGCCGTACAGATAAAGCGGCGTCGGCTTGCCGAGGAATTCGCGTTTGACCACAAGGCTGATCGGCACTTGCGTGCCGTCCGGTGCCGTCGCCCAAAGACGCTGGCTGACATACGCATCGGCGTCGAACGGGCCGAGCACCGGGGTTTCCTTGAGGACTTGCTGCTCGCCGGTGGTCAGAATCAGTTGGCGGATCTGCGCCGGACGGTTCAAGGCTTCGTAGCGCAGACGGATCCGGTCGCTGACAAATTCCAGGCTGTTCTGCACGTGCAGGCTGTAGGCCGCGTCCGGCAATTGCACGCGATATGGCACCAAGTCCCGTGGGCGCACTTCGATGATCGGCAGGCCACCTTCGCGCAGGCTCAGGGTCATGGCCTCGGCGTTCAGGCTCATCCCTTCGAGCATCACCGTGTCGCTGTGGGGAATCAGGTTCTGCCAATCGGCTTCGGTCGGCGCGACACCAGTATCGGCGGCCTGGTACAGGGCAAAGTTGATGCCGTCGCGGTTGGTACGGATCAGCCACGTCCACTCGCCATCGAGTTTGCCGTGGTCGACATCGTACTCGTGCTCTTCGACCCTCGGCGCCAGGCAGGTAAAGGCCTGATGCGGCAGCGAGGCGTCGAGCACCCAGACTTCGCTGGTGGTCTTGCTGCCCAGCGACAACAGCAGTTGCCGTTCGGAGCTTGAGCGGTAGCAATGCAGGAAGAATCGGCCGTCTGGCTCGTGGAACACTTCTTCGGCCGCGGTGCCGTCCAGCCGATAGCGGAACAGTTTGTGCGGGCGATGGGTGTCGTCGAGTTCGCCGAAGAACAGCGTCAGGCTGTCGTTGGCCCAGGTCATGCTGCCGTCGCAATCCTGGAATTCCAGTTCGCTGACGCGGCCGCTGGATAATTCCTTCACGAACAGCGTGTAAATCTCTTCGCCGCTGGAGTCGATGCTGTAGGCCAGGCGCTGGTGGTCCGGGCTGATGCTGAACGCGCCCAGGGAAAAGAAGCCACCCTTGGCCAACACGTTCGGATCAAGCAGCAGTAGTTCCTGGCTTTCGTCGATCTGCAGGCTGCCATCGACCGGACGCGGGCAGCGGTAGTGGCGGGCGTATTCGTCGCCGGCAGTGGTGCGGGTGTAATACAGGTACGGGCCCCAGGGGGAGGGCAGCGACAGATCGGTTTCGAGAATCCGCCCCTTGATCTCTTCGAACAGGGTTTCGCGCAGCCCGGCCTGATCGGCGGTTTGTGCCTCTTGATAACGGTTTTCAGCTTTCAGGTAATCGAGCACCGCGTCGGTGTCGCGCTCCTGCAGCCAGGCATACGGGTCGGAACCTTCGGCCTTGTGGGCAATCGGAGCGCTGTTGACGTTGGCGGATAGGGGCATGAATGGCTCTCGAACAATGTACGGAATAGGGGCTCGCAACCTGTGGGAGCGGGCTTATGGTGAGGGGGCTTGTCTGTGGCGAGGGAGCTTGCTCCCGTTGAACTGCCGCAGCAGTTCCTTTTTTTTGGGGCCGCTTCGCAGCCCAACGGGAGCAAGCTCCCTCGCCACAAAAGCTCCCGAGCACAAAAGCCCCTCACCACACAAGCTCGCTCCCACAGGGTCTGTGTCTTGCCCGACTGGTATTGGGACAAGCCTGACGTGCGAAAAGTCGTTACTATAAGCGCCTCTTTGCCTGCCTTGCCATGGACACCATGACCGAGAACGACTATCTGATCGCTTGGGGCCTCTACGCCTTTGCCGCTTTAGGCTGCCTGTTGGTGTGGATGCGCATCACCCGCTGGATGTGGCGCTGGCTGCGTGAGCCGTTGCGGCTTCTGATGGCGGTGTTGCTGTTCAGCCCGACCATCATCGACCCAGTGAAGGAAAAGGTCGCCCCGGCCATCGCCATTACTGCCCTCGACTTGCTGTTCAAGGTCGGCAACAACGCCTGGCGCGCGGTTTCCGATCTATTCATGTACGGCATGATTGTCTTCGGCATTTACCTGGTTTTCGTGGCGATCCGTTTTCCCATCGAGCGCGCTTCCAACGCTCGCAAGGAACAGGCGGCTGCCGCCAAGGCAGCGGCGCGGGCCGACGAGCCTGACGACGATCAGCCTTTCGGCGGTGCCGGCGATGATCGTTACGGCCGGCCACCGGTGCCGAGTAACCCTCAGCGTTTGCGGGTCGAACCGCGTCTGTAACCTTGCCCCTGCCTTTTCATAGAGAATCCGAGCATGTGTGAGTTATTGGGCATGAGCGCCAATGTCCCGACCGATATCGTGTTCAGCTTCACCGGGTTGATGCAGCGCGGCGGCCGTACCGGGCCGCACCGTGACGGTTGGGGCATCGCTTTTTATGAAGGCCGTGGCCTGCGGCTGTTCCAGGACCCGGCGGCGAGCAGCGAGTCGGAAGTGGCGAACCTGGTGCAGCGCTATCCGATCAAAAGCGAAGTGGTGATCGGGCACATCCGCCAGGCCAATGTCGGCAAGGTCTGCCTGTCCAATACTCACCCGTTCGTGCGCGAGTTGTGGGGGCGCAACTGGTGTTTCGCCCACAACGGCCAGTTGGCCGATTTCAACCCGACCGCCAGTTTTTACCGCCCCGTTGGCGATACCGACAGCGAAGCGGCATTTTGCGATTTACTCAATCGGGTGCGTGCAGCGTTCCCCGAGCCGGTAGAGATCGAAGCACTGTTGCCGGACCTGGTGGCCGCCTGCGCCGAGTACCGCAGCAAAGGCGTGTTCAACTGCTTGCTCAGCGACGGTGACTGGCTGTTCTGCTACTGCTCGAGCAAACTGGCGCAGATCACCCGCCGTGCCCCGTTCGGCCCGGCGCGTTTGAAGGACGTCGATGTGATCGTCGACTTCCAGGCCGAAACCACACCCAACGACGTGGTCACGGTGATTGCCACCGAACCCTTGACCGAAAACGAAACCTGGACCCGCTACGAGCCGGGCCAATGGAGCCTCTGGCGACGCGGTGAATGCGTCAGTCAGGGCAAGACCGAATAAGGATTCCTTCCCCCATGTTGCTCAGTTATCTACGGCTGGTGTTGTTCGCGGCGGGCCTGTTGATCGGTGTCCAGGTGCCTGGGTTCATCAGTGACTATGCCAAGCGGGTCGAGGCGCATCTGATCGAGGCGCAGACCGGTTTGAGCGGTTTTCAGGGCACCGCCAATCAATTTTTCAAAGGTGATATGCAGGCGCTCGTGGCCCATTACCGTGCCAGCGAAGACCCGATCTTTCGCAGCGATGCCGACAGCCTGAGCACTTTGCTCACCCGTCAACTGGCCCTCGACAAGCAATTCCAGGCCATGCAGGGCCCGTGGTACATCCGCGTCCTGCAAGTGGCCCTGGCCGCCGATCCGGATATTCGCAAGGAAACCTGGAACGGCTACAGCTACCAGATCCTGCTGACGCCGGAAGCGATGATATGGGGCATGAGTGGCGCGTTGCTGCTGTCGTTCGGCATTGAATGCCTGTTCCGACTGATCGACTGGGTGGTGCTGGGCGGCAAGCGTTTGCGCCAGAGCCGGCCGATCGAAGACCGGGATGTGCGCGGCCTGTAACACTGTAGGAGCCAGGCTTGCCGGCGAAGGCGCTCTTAAGAACGCCTTCGCCGGCAAGTCGGATCGCTGCACCGCCGCTCCTACAGCAAGCAGGTTCCTGTTTTTACCAATCCACCGAGTAGCTCATGCTCAGCGTGCGGCCTTCAGCATTGGCGTACGGGGCTCTGGCGTTGGCCTGGGTGAACAGGTTCTGGTACGTGTGATCAGTCAGGTTGTACACGCCGCCTTCAAGACGACCGACCGGCAGTTGCACGGAGCCGAGCAAGTCCACCAGCGTATAGCCTTCGATCTCGCGTCCGTTGTCGTCCTTGGCGGCGGCGTCGTAACTGGACAAATGCATGCCTTGCAAGCGCAGGGTGTAGTCGTCTTCGGTGTAGCCGACGAACAGTGTGGTCTTGGCCGGTGAGATGCGCGTAGCCGGCAGATCGATCCATTTGCCGTTCTGCTCGGTTTCGCCTTTGGCCCAGGCATAAGTGCCACCCACCGACCAGCGATCGGTCGCGCGGTAGGTCAGGCTGTTTTCGATACCGCGAACTCGCTCTTTCTGGTTGATCAGGCGCAATACGCGATCATTGGCATCGTAGAACTGGGTCACGTCCGAGGTGTTTTCGTACACGGTGACGTCGGCCTGCCACTGGTCCCAGTTACCGCGCCAGCCCAGCTCGTAACTATCAACTTTGATGGCCTGGGCGTTGAGACTCTGAATGTCGAAAGTGCTGCTGACATCACGCATGAAGCGCTGGATATCAGGTAGCGAAAACCCCTGGCTGTAATTGGCGAAGACGTCCTGGTTTTCACTCAGGTGGTAGACCGCCCCCAGGTTGTACAGCGTGGCATCGTATTTGAGGGTGTCACCGGGCAGCGTTGCGCGTACGCCGGTCTGGACGATCTGACCATAAGCGATGCTGTCGGAGACGTCGCTTTCGATCCATTCACGGCGCACACCGCCACGCAAGGTCCAGTCACCGATGTCCCAGGACATCTGCCCGAACAGCGATTTGGTGGTGGTTTCGATGTCCGGGCCCAGCTCGTAGGTGGTGCCGGTCTTGGTGTAATTCAGGCCATTGAGCCTGTATTGATCACCTCGTTGGCGAGAGCGCTCATTATCATAGTCGGCGCCCCAGACCAGATTGCCCGTGGCACTCCCGATCGCCGGCAGCGGCGTGTCGATGGCCGCGCGCAGGCCGTAGACATCCTGAATACTGTTGTTGTCGGAAATCCCGGCCCGGCCTCGCGACAGGTCTGGAAAGAACAACGCATCGGCGCGGCGCCAGTAGCTTTCCAGTTGCAGGCCCTGACCGTAGAAGTCCTTGTCGGTGTAGTTGAGGTTGACCGCCTGGTTATGGGTGTAGGGCTGGTCGTCGAGTTTCAGCCCTTTGACCGCCACGGCTTCCTGCCGGTTTGTCGGGTCTTTTGTGTAGCCAGTATCCTGCTGATCCTTGTAGTCCTGCAGCGACAGGCTGAGTTTTTTGTCGGCATCCAGCTCGTAACCGAAACGACCTTGCAGGTCATAGGTTTCGGTGTCCATGTTGCTGCCTTGGGAAGTGTCTTGAGGGATGCGGTCGCCGTTGCCATCGAACTGATCGTTACGCTGGGTCAGGTCGGCGGAGACGTACCAGTCAAGGGCATCCTTGCGCCCCGTCGCACTCTGGAAGGCTTCGTAGGCGAAGCCTTTGCGGTTGAGGTTGTTGCCGCTGGTCAGGCCCAGTTTGCTGCTGTAGGCAATGTCCTGGCCCTGATTGCGCTTGGTGATGATGTTGATGATGCCGCCTGAAGCACCGGCACCGTAGATGCTGCTGGCGCCGGAGATCACTTCGATGCGTTCGATGCTGGCCGGGGCGATGCTGTTGAGCTGGCGGAAGTTGTCGCGCGTGGCGTTCTGCGATACGCCATCGATCAACACCAGCATGTTGCGCCCGCGCAGGGTCTGACCGAAGTTGCTCATTCCGCCGCTGGACGGCGCAAGACCGGGGACCAATTGCCCGAGGATGTCGGAGACGCGGCGACCCGCGCCGCTCTGCTCACGGACCTGCTGTTCGTCGATCACCTGGACCGAGCCCGGAATCGAAGCAATGCTCGCTTCGCTACGAGTCGCGGAGACGACGGTGGCTTGCATGTTCAAGGTGCCGGGCTGCTGCTCGGTATCCTCTGCCCAGGTCTGGGCGCTGAAGGTACCGAGCAGCGGGATCAGCAGGGAGAGCTTGGTTCGGATCATGACGTGGTCTTTTTTAGTTGTGATAAGTGTGGGGCGATAAGGTCAGGCGCGGCGTTGAACGAGCGCACCCAGCGGATCCCGATGGCGGCGATGGCGTAGGTCAGCGCCACCAGCCAGAAACTGTGAGCCAGGCCAACCACGCCCATGCCTATCCCGCCAAGGACGACACCGAGCAGAGCGCCAGCCTTTGCCGCGCTGTTGCCCAGGCCGAGCGCGAACCCTTGCTGGGTGATGGAAATGGTGTTGGCGATCAATGCATAGGCGACGGGCAGCAGGGCGCCTTGCCAGATGCCCCAGACGAGTCGACTGACGAGAAACCCCAGCCATTCGTTGGCCAATGCCGTGGCCGCCAGCGTCAGGGCACACAGCCAGGCCACGCCTTCAATGACGCGCAAGGTGTAGGCGGGCTGCCAGCGGTCGAACAGACGTCCCCACAGCGGTGCGGAAATAGCCAGGGTCGCGGCGCTCGCCGCGTAGGTGGCGCCGATCAGCCAGCCTGGGGCATGCAGAATGTTCGCGACGTACAGGGCGTAGAACGACTGCGGCATCATCTTCGCGGCCTGAATCAACACGATCACCAACAGGATTCCACCGAGCCAGCCTTTGGGCAGGGCAACCGGTTCAACCGCTTTTTTCTTCGAGGTCCGGGCCTTGTCGGCCGGCAGGAAAAAACTCCCCAGAGCACACAGCAGGCAAATCGCCGTTGCGCCATAGCAGAGCAGGGCAAATCCCGAGACGTCCATCAGCCAGCCACCCAACACCGGGCCGATCAATGAGCCGACGGCGGTTGCCGATTGCAGGCGGGCCAGGGTGTGACCCCGTCTGGAACTGTCGCAGCAGGCCAAGGCGTAGGCTTGCGCGGCAGCGAGAAAACCGGCCAATGCACCTTGCATCACGCGAATACCTACCAGCAGCCACGGGTCGAGGGTGATGGCCGCCAACCCTTGGCACAGCGCGAGTGCCAGCAACGCCCGAACAATCATCGGTTTGTGTCCGGTGCGATCCC
The Pseudomonas lini DNA segment above includes these coding regions:
- a CDS encoding S9 family peptidase — translated: MPLSANVNSAPIAHKAEGSDPYAWLQERDTDAVLDYLKAENRYQEAQTADQAGLRETLFEEIKGRILETDLSLPSPWGPYLYYTRTTAGDEYARHYRCPRPVDGSLQIDESQELLLLDPNVLAKGGFFSLGAFSISPDHQRLAYSIDSSGEEIYTLFVKELSSGRVSELEFQDCDGSMTWANDSLTLFFGELDDTHRPHKLFRYRLDGTAAEEVFHEPDGRFFLHCYRSSSERQLLLSLGSKTTSEVWVLDASLPHQAFTCLAPRVEEHEYDVDHGKLDGEWTWLIRTNRDGINFALYQAADTGVAPTEADWQNLIPHSDTVMLEGMSLNAEAMTLSLREGGLPIIEVRPRDLVPYRVQLPDAAYSLHVQNSLEFVSDRIRLRYEALNRPAQIRQLILTTGEQQVLKETPVLGPFDADAYVSQRLWATAPDGTQVPISLVVKREFLGKPTPLYLYGYGAYGESLDPWFSHARLSLLDRGMAFAIAHVRGGGELGEAWYRAGKQEHKHNTFSDFIACAEHLIANGFTTPSQLAISGGSAGGLLIGAVLNQRPELFAAAIAEVPFVDVLNTMLDPELPLTVTEYDEWGNPQEPDVYDRIKAYAPYENVTAQAYPATLVIAGYNDSRVQYWEAAKWVAKLRATKTDTNALLLKTELGAGHGGMSGRYQGLRDVALEYAFVFKVLGIA
- a CDS encoding MFS transporter, with product MDTMTENDYLIAWGLYAFAALGCLLVWMRITRWMWRWLREPLRLLMAVLLFSPTIIDPVKEKVAPAIAITALDLLFKVGNNAWRAVSDLFMYGMIVFGIYLVFVAIRFPIERASNARKEQAAAAKAAARADEPDDDQPFGGAGDDRYGRPPVPSNPQRLRVEPRL
- a CDS encoding class II glutamine amidotransferase; amino-acid sequence: MCELLGMSANVPTDIVFSFTGLMQRGGRTGPHRDGWGIAFYEGRGLRLFQDPAASSESEVANLVQRYPIKSEVVIGHIRQANVGKVCLSNTHPFVRELWGRNWCFAHNGQLADFNPTASFYRPVGDTDSEAAFCDLLNRVRAAFPEPVEIEALLPDLVAACAEYRSKGVFNCLLSDGDWLFCYCSSKLAQITRRAPFGPARLKDVDVIVDFQAETTPNDVVTVIATEPLTENETWTRYEPGQWSLWRRGECVSQGKTE
- a CDS encoding DUF2937 family protein; translation: MLLSYLRLVLFAAGLLIGVQVPGFISDYAKRVEAHLIEAQTGLSGFQGTANQFFKGDMQALVAHYRASEDPIFRSDADSLSTLLTRQLALDKQFQAMQGPWYIRVLQVALAADPDIRKETWNGYSYQILLTPEAMIWGMSGALLLSFGIECLFRLIDWVVLGGKRLRQSRPIEDRDVRGL
- a CDS encoding TonB-dependent receptor; this encodes MIRTKLSLLIPLLGTFSAQTWAEDTEQQPGTLNMQATVVSATRSEASIASIPGSVQVIDEQQVREQSGAGRRVSDILGQLVPGLAPSSGGMSNFGQTLRGRNMLVLIDGVSQNATRDNFRQLNSIAPASIERIEVISGASSIYGAGASGGIINIITKRNQGQDIAYSSKLGLTSGNNLNRKGFAYEAFQSATGRKDALDWYVSADLTQRNDQFDGNGDRIPQDTSQGSNMDTETYDLQGRFGYELDADKKLSLSLQDYKDQQDTGYTKDPTNRQEAVAVKGLKLDDQPYTHNQAVNLNYTDKDFYGQGLQLESYWRRADALFFPDLSRGRAGISDNNSIQDVYGLRAAIDTPLPAIGSATGNLVWGADYDNERSRQRGDQYRLNGLNYTKTGTTYELGPDIETTTKSLFGQMSWDIGDWTLRGGVRREWIESDVSDSIAYGQIVQTGVRATLPGDTLKYDATLYNLGAVYHLSENQDVFANYSQGFSLPDIQRFMRDVSSTFDIQSLNAQAIKVDSYELGWRGNWDQWQADVTVYENTSDVTQFYDANDRVLRLINQKERVRGIENSLTYRATDRWSVGGTYAWAKGETEQNGKWIDLPATRISPAKTTLFVGYTEDDYTLRLQGMHLSSYDAAAKDDNGREIEGYTLVDLLGSVQLPVGRLEGGVYNLTDHTYQNLFTQANARAPYANAEGRTLSMSYSVDW
- a CDS encoding MFS transporter, giving the protein MLADGRALRLLIVIQFVSMGAMEMSGPFWPLQIQHLLGPAGAGYTALLSALVYAGPMLAAMLLTPMWGRLGDRTGHKPMIVRALLALALCQGLAAITLDPWLLVGIRVMQGALAGFLAAAQAYALACCDSSRRGHTLARLQSATAVGSLIGPVLGGWLMDVSGFALLCYGATAICLLCALGSFFLPADKARTSKKKAVEPVALPKGWLGGILLVIVLIQAAKMMPQSFYALYVANILHAPGWLIGATYAASAATLAISAPLWGRLFDRWQPAYTLRVIEGVAWLCALTLAATALANEWLGFLVSRLVWGIWQGALLPVAYALIANTISITQQGFALGLGNSAAKAGALLGVVLGGIGMGVVGLAHSFWLVALTYAIAAIGIRWVRSFNAAPDLIAPHLSQLKKTTS